TACTGAGCTCTACAGAAAGAGGATATATCATCCTTCCCAAACTGGAAAGCGGCACCGTACCAATGTCTATTGGATATGCCCAGAGCGAAGGCCCGGCACAGGAACAGAAGTTCTACGTACGGATCGCCAAAAATGACCAGGGCTTCCTGCTGAAGAAGGGCGCCTTATACAACCTGCAGACATTCCGGGAAATCAAAGCCGATAACGGCGATGGCAGCACTGCTACGGCGGCGGCACAGGAACCTGTCCAGGAAGCAGTAGCAGCCAATAACACGGAAGATACCGCCCGTAAAGAGATGATGGGCAATCTCCAGAAAGACCTGGAAGACACTTTTTCCCAGAAAGCGACGGTGACCGGTCCTGGCAAACCATCAGCCTCCAAATCCAGTAATGCCTTTTCTTCCGCTCTTGATAAGGTGGTAGTGTCCGGTGATGACCGGGAAGAGCCGGTGGCGGAAGTCGCTCCCGTCAAACCAACAGAGGGCGCCACAGCGCCTGTAGAGGAGCAGCCTGTCGCCAAAAAGCCCCGCGGGAAGAAACATAAGGCAGAACGCGAACCGCTTACTGAAGAAGAGCAGGATATACTGAAATCTGTTATGGCAGATGAAAGCAAGGCGGCCGCCAGCGAAGCGGCTGTTGCGGACCAGCCTCAACAGACGACAGAAGAACAGCCGGCTCCTAAAAAACAGAAAAAACACAAGAAAAGGGAAGGAGATCCTGATTTTATTGAATTCCAGGAAGATGGCAAGGCCAGTGCGCCTGTTGTTGCTGCTGCACCTGCTG
The Chitinophaga varians genome window above contains:
- a CDS encoding DUF4476 domain-containing protein encodes the protein MFFCGRAWAQNQQHYVYIQSEKGQPFYVKVNGQVLSSTERGYIILPKLESGTVPMSIGYAQSEGPAQEQKFYVRIAKNDQGFLLKKGALYNLQTFREIKADNGDGSTATAAAQEPVQEAVAANNTEDTARKEMMGNLQKDLEDTFSQKATVTGPGKPSASKSSNAFSSALDKVVVSGDDREEPVAEVAPVKPTEGATAPVEEQPVAKKPRGKKHKAEREPLTEEEQDILKSVMADESKAAASEAAVADQPQQTTEEQPAPKKQKKHKKREGDPDFIEFQEDGKASAPVVAAAPAAVAAETAAPAVELPATEEAPVRKKKKRKLFDDTEHPNNIITDSSGYGVAMSTEAPSRKKKKNEEAVAENSEKKDAGSRLINTDCGNVMDEATFRKVLRKFVSARSDDSMIDVFRKSTRNYCLETAQVKSLALLVSSEEARYRLLDLAYAKTYDTEKYGSLESLLTESYYKGRFKAMLHK